Proteins from a single region of Hymenobacter aquaticus:
- a CDS encoding ABC transporter ATP-binding protein — MSWLSNKFAKISAKRPRPDGKPALSVRERVSALKNLPEFLRLIWDTSPGLTLGNIALRLLRAALPVAMLYVARLILDTVIGLSRTPGSSLTPIIGLVSLEFGLAILSDVLGRGVALLDSLLGDLFANRSSIRLMEHAGQLDLDQFEDSVFYDKLERARRQTLSRTVLMSQVLSQAQDMITMLFLAVGLAAFNPWLLLLLLVAVVPAFLGESHFNERSYSLVHGWTPERRELDYLRQTGASDETAKEVKIFGLSGFLIERFRQLSDEFYRKNKALVVRRAGWGALFAAIGAGGYYAAYVYIIAQAVRGHISIGQLTFLSGSFARMRGLLEGILSRFSSVAEGALYLQDFFDFFHLQPRIARAEGQQVRPFPRPIRLGFEFENVGFQYRGSSKWAIRNLSFTLRAGEKLALVGENGAGKTTLVKLLSRLYDPTEGRILLDGHDLRDYDPAELRQEIGVIFQDFVRFQLSAGQNLAVGRIEEKANQDRIQSAAAQSLADTVIKKLPGGYEQMIGRRFAGGVDLSGGEWQKIALGRAYMRDAQLLILDEPTAALDARAEHEVFQRFADLTQGKTAVLISHRFSTVRMADRILVIENGQFVEIGSHEELLARNGRYSELFALQAAGYR; from the coding sequence ATGTCCTGGTTATCCAACAAGTTTGCGAAAATATCGGCCAAGCGGCCCCGGCCGGATGGCAAGCCGGCCCTGAGTGTGCGGGAGCGGGTGTCGGCCCTGAAGAATCTGCCGGAGTTTCTGCGCCTGATCTGGGATACCAGCCCGGGCCTGACGCTGGGCAACATTGCCTTGCGCCTGCTGCGGGCGGCCCTGCCGGTGGCCATGCTCTACGTGGCCCGCCTGATTCTGGACACCGTTATTGGCCTCTCGCGCACGCCCGGCAGCTCGCTCACGCCCATCATCGGGCTGGTCAGCCTGGAGTTTGGCCTGGCCATTCTCTCCGACGTGCTGGGCCGGGGCGTGGCCCTGCTCGACTCCCTGCTCGGCGACCTGTTTGCCAACCGCTCGTCCATCCGGCTGATGGAGCACGCCGGGCAGCTCGACCTCGACCAGTTCGAAGACAGCGTGTTCTACGACAAGCTGGAGCGGGCCCGCCGCCAGACTTTGTCGCGCACGGTGCTCATGTCGCAGGTGCTCAGCCAGGCTCAGGACATGATTACGATGCTGTTTCTGGCCGTGGGCCTGGCCGCTTTCAACCCCTGGCTGCTGCTGCTCTTGCTGGTGGCCGTGGTGCCGGCGTTCCTGGGCGAGTCGCACTTCAACGAGCGCAGCTACTCGCTGGTGCACGGCTGGACGCCCGAGCGGCGCGAGCTGGACTACCTGCGCCAAACCGGGGCCTCCGACGAAACGGCCAAGGAAGTGAAGATTTTCGGGCTGTCGGGCTTCCTGATCGAGCGGTTCCGGCAGCTCTCCGACGAGTTTTACCGGAAGAACAAGGCCCTGGTAGTGCGGCGAGCCGGGTGGGGGGCGCTGTTTGCCGCCATCGGGGCCGGCGGCTACTACGCGGCCTACGTCTACATCATTGCCCAGGCCGTGCGGGGCCACATTTCCATCGGGCAGCTCACGTTTCTGTCGGGCTCCTTCGCCCGGATGCGGGGCCTGCTCGAAGGCATCCTGAGCCGGTTCAGCAGCGTGGCCGAGGGCGCGCTCTACCTCCAGGATTTCTTCGACTTCTTCCATTTGCAGCCCCGCATTGCCCGGGCCGAAGGGCAGCAGGTGCGGCCGTTCCCGCGGCCTATTCGGCTGGGTTTCGAGTTCGAAAATGTTGGCTTTCAGTACCGGGGTTCCAGCAAATGGGCCATTCGCAACCTGAGCTTCACGCTCCGGGCCGGCGAAAAGCTGGCCCTGGTGGGCGAAAACGGGGCCGGTAAAACCACGCTCGTCAAGCTGCTCAGCCGCCTCTACGACCCCACCGAAGGCCGCATCCTGCTCGACGGCCACGACCTGCGCGACTACGACCCGGCCGAGCTGCGCCAGGAAATCGGGGTCATTTTCCAGGACTTCGTGCGCTTCCAGCTCTCGGCGGGCCAGAACCTGGCCGTGGGCCGCATCGAGGAAAAGGCCAACCAGGACCGGATTCAGTCGGCCGCCGCCCAGAGCCTGGCCGATACCGTGATTAAGAAGCTGCCCGGCGGCTACGAGCAGATGATTGGCCGCCGCTTTGCCGGCGGCGTGGACCTGAGCGGGGGCGAGTGGCAGAAGATTGCGCTAGGCCGGGCCTACATGCGCGACGCCCAGCTGCTGATCTTGGACGAGCCCACCGCCGCCCTCGACGCCCGGGCCGAGCACGAGGTGTTCCAGCGCTTCGCCGACCTGACTCAGGGCAAAACCGCCGTGCTGATTTCCCACCGCTTCAGCACCGTGCGCATGGCCGACCGGATTCTGGTCATCGAGAACGGGCAGTTCGTCGAAATCGGCTCCCACGAGGAGCTGCTGGCCCGCAACGGCCGGTATTCGGAACTGTTTGCCCTGCAGGCGGCCGGGTATCGGTAG
- a CDS encoding XdhC family protein, with amino-acid sequence MDSYSASPSLPRDFPVWQHLARSLQAGQPVTLLCVLSSTGSSPGRQGFKMSVSADGMAGSIGGGIMEHKFVELARTRMQAADPQVLIRPQIHRKEAPDDRSGMICSGEQVLLLYPVPPTDLPAVLAIEQALRQLTPGFVHLSAAGLQFLETTDAPAFYTYRSGPGWEYQEKLGFRDQLTIVGGGHVALALSRVAATLDFELTVLDDRAGLNTHQLNPYAHHKRTVRYEALAGQVPTGENQYVVIMTFGYRPDEVALRQLLGHPVKYLGLMGSTAKIRELRASLLASGYTEADLAHLHAPIGVPIQSRTPEEIAISVAAELIRVRNSG; translated from the coding sequence GTGGATTCGTATTCCGCCTCTCCTTCCCTCCCGCGCGACTTTCCGGTGTGGCAGCACCTGGCCCGCAGCCTGCAAGCCGGCCAGCCCGTGACCTTGCTGTGCGTGCTGAGCAGCACGGGCAGTAGTCCGGGCCGGCAGGGCTTCAAGATGAGCGTGTCGGCCGACGGTATGGCGGGCTCCATTGGCGGCGGCATCATGGAGCACAAATTCGTGGAGCTGGCCCGGACCCGAATGCAGGCGGCCGACCCGCAGGTGCTAATTCGGCCCCAGATTCACCGCAAGGAGGCGCCCGACGACCGTTCGGGCATGATTTGCTCGGGCGAGCAGGTGCTGCTGCTCTACCCCGTACCGCCCACCGATTTGCCGGCCGTACTGGCTATTGAACAGGCCCTGCGGCAGCTCACGCCCGGCTTTGTCCACTTGTCGGCCGCGGGGCTGCAATTCCTGGAAACAACGGATGCCCCGGCGTTTTACACCTACCGCAGCGGCCCCGGCTGGGAATATCAGGAAAAGCTCGGCTTCCGCGACCAGCTGACCATCGTCGGCGGCGGGCACGTGGCCCTGGCGTTGTCGCGCGTGGCCGCCACCCTCGACTTCGAACTTACGGTGCTCGACGACCGGGCCGGCCTGAACACGCACCAGCTGAACCCCTACGCCCATCACAAGCGCACCGTGCGCTACGAGGCCCTGGCCGGGCAGGTACCCACCGGCGAAAACCAGTACGTGGTGATTATGACCTTCGGCTACCGGCCCGACGAAGTGGCGCTGCGGCAGCTGCTGGGCCACCCGGTGAAATACCTGGGCCTGATGGGCAGCACGGCCAAAATCCGGGAGCTGCGGGCCAGCCTGCTGGCGTCGGGCTACACCGAGGCTGATTTGGCCCACCTGCACGCTCCCATCGGGGTGCCTATTCAGAGCCGCACGCCCGAGGAAATTGCCATCAGCGTGGCGGCTGAGTTGATTCGGGTGCGCAACAGCGGGTAG
- a CDS encoding DUF4136 domain-containing protein, whose protein sequence is MKLPATLLFGLSLALSGCFAAREARIESDYSYTGNFRRYRTYEFVTGQGLASDTSKLGSVLRDAIRTRMRVQGYKPARSRPDLLVMFRLFEGDMAFRGYAQEDLTRWMTTGMVEDDETPKESRQGYQPIKMVLAEGTLLVTLIDNRTNRAVWNGYASGVTVPPGMQGEAVLRRSVRSIFDQYHVFTEGYLEGASQ, encoded by the coding sequence ATGAAACTACCTGCTACCCTGCTTTTCGGGCTGAGTCTGGCCCTCTCCGGGTGCTTTGCCGCCCGTGAAGCCCGAATTGAGTCTGACTATAGTTATACCGGCAATTTCCGCCGCTACCGCACCTACGAGTTCGTAACCGGCCAGGGTCTGGCCTCGGATACGAGCAAGCTGGGCTCGGTGCTGCGCGACGCCATCCGGACGCGCATGCGGGTGCAGGGCTACAAACCCGCCCGCAGCCGCCCCGATTTGCTGGTAATGTTCCGCCTGTTCGAGGGCGACATGGCTTTCCGGGGTTACGCCCAGGAGGATTTGACCCGCTGGATGACCACGGGCATGGTCGAAGACGACGAGACGCCCAAAGAAAGCCGGCAGGGCTACCAGCCCATCAAGATGGTGCTGGCCGAAGGCACCCTGCTCGTCACCCTGATTGATAACCGCACCAACCGCGCCGTCTGGAATGGCTACGCCTCCGGCGTCACGGTGCCGCCCGGCATGCAGGGCGAGGCCGTGCTGCGCCGCTCCGTGCGCTCCATCTTCGACCAGTACCACGTCTTTACCGAAGGCTACCTCGAAGGTGCCAGCCAGTAG
- a CDS encoding T9SS type A sorting domain-containing protein — MNFPQASLSGTAAVRATTLNSAGDVLVVGTFTGQVAFGATLLTSVGGTDMFVAKYNAAAATWTWAVAGGGTGSDIGQGVAVSGTSIYVTGGITSNSANAQAVRFGNVPLAGRSSTISSDLFVASFTDAGPTATCNWAVAAGGTGADQGNAVAVSGTSVYVTGSITNNAANDQTVLVGNTSLAGASASNSADMVLASYLDQGPSASYQWAVAGGGTGADQANAVAVNGSNVYVAGAVTNNGAGASGVQFGGVTLAGASSNTSTGVAVSTDFFLARYTSTGTSVAYNWAVAGGGIGADQANGLAVSGTSVYVTGSYTNTSTNTQSVRVGGAAFNGLTTALSAELLLARYTDVTTSATFNWATRGGGRGNDAGQAVVVSGTSLYVAGSITNSDTNSSDVRFDTFAVPGASANASAEALVARYEILSNGASCSWARAGGGTGPDAANGLTVTGAGVRLGLGIGTGPALYGSLRALSPNAAGVATLSTAGAWQSAVATRTAGGTLSPSAVTTNATGEVLVTGELYGQVLLGSELYVSMGSGDAFVGKFSPATGTWVWLLSGGSEGDDSALHLAVSGANVYVAGTYAGSSLLPAQFGSYRLYGAGQSDALVVKCVDEGSSARWAWAAGGGGNSYDYGTDVAVSGTSVYLTGNFYNNNANANNVYFGSQPLPGVGGIGVNAFVAKFTDGGTGATCAWATAAGSLSGSSYACYGRGIAAVGSSVYVTGEFTNNLSDGGSMRFGGVALPGASPTSSSDAFLVKYTDAGTRATFTWGRAIGGTSTDYGTALLASGTRLYLTGSVFNSRTIGTNVQVAGIPLAGATADTGDDVLLARFTDQGSSPTLDWAQADGGSGRDRGIGLALGNGRLYVTGHVSNNASNSGRVQLGGVPLAGTQAAYSQDLFVARYTDAGSAATGDWALAGGSPGSDDSYAVAVNAQGVYVTSWVQPPATFGSILLPGSGSSYNAVLATLTEPLIPLSVRSGRGAAALSVYPNPTAGLATLTGADAGADVAVFDAQGRRVLVAVASAAGEARLHLPRGLYLVRSGSQAVRLVVE; from the coding sequence ATGAACTTTCCGCAGGCCAGCCTGAGTGGTACGGCTGCGGTGCGGGCCACGACCCTTAACTCCGCTGGTGACGTGCTGGTGGTGGGCACTTTCACCGGGCAGGTGGCCTTTGGGGCGACGCTGCTGACCAGCGTCGGCGGCACCGACATGTTCGTGGCTAAGTACAACGCGGCGGCGGCCACCTGGACCTGGGCAGTAGCCGGCGGCGGCACCGGTTCAGACATAGGACAAGGAGTGGCCGTGAGCGGTACGAGCATCTACGTGACCGGCGGCATCACCAGCAACAGCGCCAACGCGCAGGCAGTACGCTTTGGGAACGTGCCGCTGGCCGGCCGGAGCAGCACTATCAGCTCCGATCTTTTTGTCGCTTCCTTCACCGACGCAGGCCCTACGGCTACCTGCAACTGGGCCGTAGCGGCGGGTGGCACGGGCGCCGACCAGGGCAATGCCGTGGCCGTGAGCGGCACGAGCGTCTACGTCACCGGCAGCATTACCAACAACGCGGCCAACGACCAGACCGTGCTGGTCGGCAATACCTCCTTGGCCGGGGCCAGCGCCAGCAACAGCGCCGACATGGTGCTGGCCAGCTACCTCGACCAGGGCCCCAGTGCCAGCTACCAGTGGGCGGTGGCTGGCGGCGGCACCGGCGCCGACCAGGCCAATGCCGTGGCCGTGAATGGCAGCAACGTGTACGTGGCCGGGGCCGTGACGAACAATGGAGCCGGGGCCAGCGGGGTTCAGTTTGGGGGCGTGACCCTGGCCGGGGCCAGCTCCAATACCAGTACCGGTGTGGCCGTCAGCACCGACTTCTTCTTGGCCCGCTACACCAGCACCGGCACCAGCGTAGCCTACAACTGGGCGGTGGCGGGCGGCGGCATCGGCGCCGACCAGGCCAACGGCCTGGCCGTGAGCGGCACAAGCGTTTACGTCACCGGCTCCTACACCAACACCAGCACCAACACCCAGTCGGTGCGCGTGGGCGGAGCTGCTTTCAATGGGCTCACCACCGCGCTAAGCGCCGAGCTGCTGCTGGCCCGCTACACCGACGTCACGACCAGTGCAACCTTTAACTGGGCCACGCGGGGCGGCGGCCGCGGCAACGATGCGGGGCAGGCGGTGGTCGTGAGCGGCACGAGCCTGTACGTGGCCGGCTCTATCACCAACAGCGATACCAACAGCTCCGACGTGCGGTTCGATACCTTTGCCGTACCGGGAGCCAGCGCCAACGCCTCGGCTGAGGCGCTGGTGGCGCGCTACGAAATTCTCAGCAACGGCGCCAGTTGCAGCTGGGCCCGGGCGGGTGGCGGCACCGGCCCCGATGCCGCCAACGGCCTGACTGTAACCGGCGCCGGGGTGCGGCTGGGACTGGGTATCGGCACCGGCCCGGCCCTCTACGGGTCGCTCCGGGCACTATCGCCCAACGCGGCCGGGGTGGCGACCCTCTCGACCGCTGGTGCTTGGCAAAGTGCCGTGGCAACCCGTACGGCCGGCGGCACGCTCTCGCCCTCGGCCGTGACCACCAACGCTACCGGCGAGGTGCTGGTTACGGGCGAGCTGTACGGGCAGGTGCTCCTGGGCAGCGAGCTATACGTGAGCATGGGCAGCGGCGACGCCTTTGTAGGCAAGTTCAGTCCCGCAACCGGAACGTGGGTGTGGTTGCTGAGCGGGGGCAGTGAAGGGGATGACTCGGCCCTGCACCTGGCTGTGAGTGGCGCCAACGTGTACGTGGCCGGCACCTACGCGGGCAGCAGCCTTTTGCCGGCTCAGTTTGGCAGCTATCGGCTGTATGGGGCCGGTCAGAGCGACGCCTTGGTAGTCAAGTGTGTGGACGAGGGCAGCAGTGCCCGCTGGGCCTGGGCAGCGGGCGGGGGCGGCAACAGCTACGACTACGGCACCGACGTAGCCGTGAGCGGCACGAGCGTGTACCTGACGGGCAATTTTTACAACAACAACGCCAACGCCAACAACGTGTATTTCGGCTCCCAGCCCCTGCCCGGGGTAGGCGGTATTGGGGTCAATGCCTTCGTCGCCAAGTTTACGGACGGCGGCACCGGTGCCACCTGCGCCTGGGCCACGGCGGCGGGCAGCCTCTCGGGCAGCTCCTATGCGTGCTACGGCCGGGGTATTGCCGCCGTGGGCAGCAGCGTCTACGTCACGGGGGAGTTCACCAACAACCTGAGCGACGGGGGGAGTATGCGGTTTGGGGGCGTAGCCCTGCCCGGCGCCAGTCCCACTAGTAGCTCCGATGCCTTTTTGGTGAAGTATACCGACGCCGGCACGCGCGCCACCTTCACCTGGGGCCGGGCCATCGGCGGCACCAGCACCGATTACGGCACGGCCCTGCTAGCCAGCGGCACCCGCCTGTACCTGACGGGCAGCGTGTTCAACAGCCGCACCATCGGCACCAACGTGCAAGTGGCCGGCATCCCGCTGGCCGGCGCTACCGCCGACACCGGGGACGACGTGCTGCTGGCCCGCTTCACCGATCAGGGCAGTAGCCCCACGCTGGACTGGGCTCAGGCGGATGGCGGCAGCGGTAGGGACCGGGGCATTGGCCTGGCCCTGGGCAACGGGCGCTTGTACGTCACCGGCCACGTAAGCAACAATGCAAGCAACAGCGGGCGGGTGCAGCTGGGTGGAGTGCCCCTGGCCGGTACTCAGGCGGCCTACAGCCAGGACTTATTCGTGGCCCGCTATACCGACGCGGGCAGCGCTGCTACCGGCGACTGGGCCCTGGCCGGTGGTAGTCCCGGCAGCGATGATAGTTACGCTGTGGCGGTTAATGCCCAAGGAGTGTACGTTACCAGCTGGGTGCAGCCACCAGCCACGTTCGGCAGCATCCTGCTTCCGGGCAGCGGTAGCAGCTACAACGCCGTGCTGGCAACTTTAACCGAGCCTCTCATTCCGCTTTCCGTGCGTTCGGGCCGCGGGGCTGCCGCGCTATCTGTCTACCCCAACCCAACTGCTGGGCTAGCCACGCTGACCGGAGCCGATGCGGGCGCAGACGTGGCCGTGTTTGACGCGCAGGGCCGGCGGGTGCTGGTAGCCGTGGCAAGTGCAGCGGGGGAAGCCCGGTTGCATCTACCCAGGGGCCTGTACCTGGTGCGCAGCGGCAGTCAGGCTGTGCGCCTGGTCGTGGAGTAA
- a CDS encoding ATP-binding protein — MKLQKLEIKNLYGFMNKTIDFNKQLNLLVGINGSGKTSVLNVISWIMQPSWVDLCTIEFKKLQIEFYYESKKHVITCTQTESNLTISIKEGTKQHKPLIAALTIPPSNLISNPNLKEFARGQYEKLQPTPDEIEAWTYFLNLPNPIVISIDRKFDEKSERKNDSKLRVKNISNQTNSIESVKFYSNEAFSIYNKRIIDLNKILRDEILLSSFESTIIDLNNVRKSSKGLSVNDVNKLEINIIKFLEEDNSDQTTTDTLKNAVKNYAAEMRTIVDNYFKLRKEKGLNTNKDKKQDSKNNLFIDTNYIINSNQFTRIEKILKAFSKYEEDSSTAYRAIDIYLKSINHFLQDSSKDLFFKKENGQLYFNIKDKNNKPFIFEQTIDGLSSGEKQILILFTYLAFGNTTGKIFIIDEPEISLHPKWQDDFLQQLRNVTPTDTQLIIATHSPSIVGELEEDCKILLPYNE; from the coding sequence ATGAAACTACAAAAATTAGAAATCAAAAACCTTTATGGTTTCATGAACAAAACCATAGACTTCAACAAACAATTAAATCTATTAGTAGGAATCAACGGTTCTGGAAAAACCAGCGTACTCAATGTTATTTCATGGATTATGCAACCTTCCTGGGTTGACCTATGCACCATTGAATTCAAGAAACTACAAATAGAATTTTATTACGAATCAAAAAAGCATGTCATTACCTGCACGCAAACTGAATCAAACTTAACAATTAGCATTAAAGAGGGTACAAAGCAACACAAGCCATTAATTGCAGCATTGACAATTCCGCCATCCAACCTTATATCAAATCCCAATTTAAAGGAATTTGCTAGAGGCCAATATGAAAAGCTACAGCCAACACCAGACGAAATCGAAGCTTGGACATATTTTTTAAACCTACCAAATCCAATTGTTATATCGATTGACAGAAAATTCGATGAAAAGTCAGAAAGAAAAAATGACTCAAAGCTGAGAGTTAAAAACATAAGCAATCAAACAAATTCAATAGAATCAGTAAAGTTTTATTCAAATGAAGCATTCAGCATTTACAATAAAAGAATTATTGACCTAAATAAAATACTCCGAGACGAGATACTCCTTTCTTCTTTTGAATCAACAATTATTGACCTTAATAACGTCAGAAAATCAAGCAAAGGACTTTCTGTTAACGATGTAAATAAACTGGAAATTAATATTATTAAATTCCTTGAAGAAGACAACAGTGATCAAACAACAACTGACACACTAAAAAATGCGGTCAAAAACTACGCCGCTGAAATGAGAACTATAGTAGACAATTACTTCAAATTAAGAAAAGAAAAAGGCCTTAACACAAATAAAGACAAAAAACAAGACTCAAAGAACAATTTATTCATCGACACAAACTATATAATTAACTCAAATCAATTCACCAGAATTGAAAAAATACTGAAAGCGTTTTCAAAGTATGAAGAAGATTCAAGTACCGCTTACAGAGCAATTGATATTTATCTAAAATCAATTAACCATTTCTTGCAAGACTCAAGCAAAGACCTGTTTTTTAAGAAAGAAAATGGACAATTATATTTTAATATAAAAGACAAAAACAACAAGCCATTTATATTCGAACAAACAATTGATGGACTCTCATCTGGCGAGAAGCAAATATTAATATTATTCACATATTTAGCATTTGGCAATACAACTGGCAAAATATTTATTATTGACGAACCTGAAATATCTCTTCACCCGAAGTGGCAAGATGATTTTTTACAACAATTGCGCAATGTAACCCCTACAGACACTCAGCTTATTATAGCTACTCATTCTCCTTCAATCGTCGGAGAGCTTGAAGAAGATTGCAAAATTCTTTTACCTTACAATGAGTAA
- a CDS encoding MFS transporter, whose protein sequence is MLPTQNPTQPKVYTVGFWLMCLSSFLFFMSFNMLLPELPDFLTRLGGAEYKGFIIALFTLTAGLSRPFSGKLADTVGRIPVMVFGSLVCFVCGFFYPWVTTVAGFLGLRLLHGFSTGFKPTGTAAFIADIIPFERRGEAMGLLGVAGSLGMAAGPALGPHITAATSLNTLFYCSSGLALLSLVVQGTMTETLPPAQRQRFSWSLLRLDWSEVLEPRVLSPALVTLLCLFPFGAILTIVPDQSRALGLSTGEKGLFYTCYTLASLLVRLVAGRASDRYGRLPVLRLSTALLVVSLTLLTLVEHSVPLFLGSAVLFGLATGLNSPTLYAWTVDLSHPARRGRAVATMYIALEAGIGLGALLAGWVYGNNDSHLPYVHGISAGATALALGYLLWGVKKQPPVVA, encoded by the coding sequence ATGCTGCCTACCCAAAATCCTACTCAGCCCAAAGTATACACCGTCGGTTTCTGGCTGATGTGCCTCTCGTCGTTCCTGTTTTTCATGAGCTTCAACATGCTCCTGCCCGAGCTGCCCGACTTTCTGACGCGGCTGGGCGGGGCCGAGTACAAAGGCTTCATCATTGCCCTGTTTACCCTCACGGCGGGCCTGTCGCGGCCCTTCAGCGGCAAGCTGGCCGATACGGTGGGCCGCATTCCGGTGATGGTGTTCGGCTCGCTGGTATGCTTTGTCTGCGGCTTTTTCTACCCCTGGGTAACGACGGTGGCGGGCTTTCTGGGGCTGCGGCTGCTGCACGGGTTCAGCACCGGCTTCAAGCCCACCGGCACGGCCGCCTTCATTGCCGACATCATCCCGTTTGAGCGCCGCGGCGAGGCGATGGGCCTGCTGGGCGTGGCCGGCTCCCTGGGCATGGCCGCCGGCCCGGCCCTGGGCCCGCACATCACGGCGGCCACTTCCCTGAACACGCTGTTCTACTGCTCGTCGGGGCTGGCGCTGCTGAGCCTGGTGGTGCAGGGCACCATGACCGAAACCCTGCCCCCGGCGCAGCGGCAGCGCTTTAGCTGGAGCCTGTTGCGCCTCGACTGGAGCGAAGTGCTGGAGCCCCGGGTGTTGTCGCCGGCCCTGGTGACGCTGCTGTGCCTGTTTCCGTTCGGGGCCATCCTCACCATCGTACCCGACCAAAGCCGGGCCCTGGGCCTGAGCACCGGCGAAAAGGGCCTGTTCTACACCTGCTACACGCTGGCCTCCCTGCTGGTGCGCCTGGTGGCGGGCCGCGCCTCCGACCGCTACGGCCGCCTGCCGGTGCTGCGCCTGTCCACGGCCCTGCTGGTAGTGTCGCTCACCTTGCTGACGCTGGTCGAGCACTCGGTGCCCCTGTTCCTGGGCTCGGCCGTGCTTTTTGGCCTGGCTACCGGCCTGAACTCGCCCACGCTCTACGCCTGGACGGTAGATTTGAGCCACCCGGCCCGGCGCGGGCGGGCCGTGGCCACCATGTACATTGCCCTGGAAGCCGGCATTGGGCTGGGCGCCTTGCTGGCGGGCTGGGTGTACGGCAACAACGACAGCCACCTGCCTTACGTGCACGGCATCAGCGCGGGCGCTACCGCCCTGGCGCTGGGCTACTTACTGTGGGGCGTGAAAAAGCAGCCGCCGGTAGTGGCGTAG
- a CDS encoding helix-turn-helix transcriptional regulator, whose amino-acid sequence MARRSRSSTNVLVRLRTWFGLDQEALALYLGVSPGLIRSIETGRRALTADIFLALRPLVLHLPPPEAPAPVPAEGPPPGLPAPEAEELAFRRQVCAVQLAKLGRELAAIEARARVAARWAQALPALRQAAIEAHAIPDPDNPDRGSWLLGWLERQARPLPAQDATRWHLLRARLAALRAEVAALDDSAGGVSYV is encoded by the coding sequence ATGGCCCGTCGCTCCCGCTCTTCGACTAACGTATTGGTACGCCTGCGGACCTGGTTTGGGCTCGACCAGGAAGCCCTGGCGCTTTACCTGGGGGTTAGTCCCGGGCTGATTCGATCCATCGAAACCGGCCGGCGCGCCCTGACCGCCGACATCTTTCTGGCCCTGCGGCCGCTGGTGCTGCACCTGCCCCCGCCCGAAGCCCCCGCGCCGGTCCCGGCCGAGGGGCCGCCGCCCGGCCTGCCCGCGCCCGAGGCGGAGGAGCTGGCTTTCCGGCGGCAGGTGTGCGCGGTGCAGCTGGCCAAGCTGGGGCGGGAGTTGGCCGCCATTGAGGCCCGGGCCCGCGTAGCCGCGCGCTGGGCCCAGGCCCTGCCCGCCCTGCGGCAAGCCGCCATCGAAGCCCACGCCATTCCCGACCCTGATAACCCCGACCGGGGCTCCTGGCTGCTGGGCTGGCTGGAGCGGCAGGCCCGCCCGCTGCCGGCCCAAGATGCCACGCGCTGGCACCTGTTGCGGGCGCGGCTGGCGGCCCTCAGGGCCGAGGTGGCGGCCCTGGACGACAGCGCAGGCGGGGTAAGCTATGTTTAG
- a CDS encoding DUF4435 domain-containing protein, producing MEPRISKSNSIPRKTTNYYLGEAVIRRQFNDVDFYFEDENQQEMYYSIMNKLFGDKIKFEKIFITCGKPNTYRQLKTHKNKQKKIYIVDKDFDGLLRKKKRGIGNLFYLERYSIENFLAEENSLKWLIVSKKPTLQRNSLTLPYNSLIIEVMKDLRLLTSCFFIAKKYKLHKHAPGFKTCKLPINQFLQGTDSISATKVDTYWEEVKQAIINYYPDKDPINILNSAKKSIKYETLTMDGVCKHIPGKYFLELLRRKVNTIYPFMTSLESGQMKFLLADKCELHSLNNLKNDINSYLGIT from the coding sequence ATGGAACCAAGAATCTCAAAATCAAATAGCATTCCAAGAAAAACCACCAACTACTACTTAGGCGAGGCTGTCATAAGACGACAATTCAATGATGTTGATTTTTATTTCGAGGATGAAAATCAACAAGAAATGTATTATTCGATAATGAATAAATTATTTGGAGACAAGATAAAGTTTGAAAAAATATTTATAACATGCGGCAAACCTAATACATATAGACAACTTAAAACACATAAAAATAAGCAAAAAAAGATATATATTGTTGACAAGGATTTTGACGGCCTGTTAAGAAAGAAAAAACGAGGTATCGGTAACTTATTTTATCTTGAGAGATACTCAATTGAAAATTTTTTAGCTGAAGAAAATTCTTTAAAATGGTTGATAGTGTCTAAAAAACCCACTTTACAGCGCAACTCTTTGACATTACCATACAATTCCCTTATTATAGAAGTAATGAAAGATCTGAGACTATTAACAAGTTGCTTTTTCATAGCAAAAAAATACAAATTGCATAAACACGCACCAGGTTTTAAGACATGTAAGTTGCCAATTAATCAATTTTTACAAGGCACTGATAGTATAAGTGCTACGAAAGTAGATACTTATTGGGAAGAAGTAAAGCAAGCTATTATCAATTATTACCCTGACAAAGACCCGATTAATATATTGAATTCAGCAAAAAAGAGTATCAAATATGAAACACTAACCATGGATGGCGTATGCAAACACATTCCTGGAAAATATTTTTTAGAGCTTCTAAGAAGAAAAGTAAATACCATATATCCATTCATGACTTCGCTTGAGTCTGGCCAAATGAAATTTTTATTAGCTGACAAATGCGAATTACACTCTTTAAACAATCTTAAAAACGACATAAATTCGTACTTAGGCATTACCTAA